The Cytophagia bacterium CHB2 nucleotide sequence CGGCGCGCTGTGCATCGTTTATGCTTTTCGCTATGGCAAGGCGATCATCGTCAGCCCCTTGACCAATGCCATCGCGCCTGTGATCACGGTTATCATCTCGCTCATCATCCATCGCACGGTTCCGCATAATTTTGTGTTGACCGGCATGGTGCTGGCGCTCATCGCGACTTTTCTCATGTCCATCGAAGAGGAAGCCAAGCCGGCCGCTGAAGCAACAGTTCAACATGTTGCGTGATTCCTTTGCCATGCCTTTTGTGCAGAATTCCGCCAAGCGGAGAATCGATCTGTGCCTGGGGTTGGTGTTCCTGTGGTCAACGCTGTGCTTCAGTCAGAATGCGGGATCGCTCCCCAGCATCACACCCGCGTCCGACTATCTGGTTTACTACGGCGGGTGGAATGCGACAAAGGTTTTGCAAGCGCAATATTTCGATCTGGTGATCCTTGACATTCGCTCCGGCATTACGCCGGCGCAGGTGGCCGACATGCGCAACGGCCTCGACGATCTTGCCGGCACCGGCGATGACGTCATCGTGGTCAGCTATCTTTCCATCGGCGAGGATGATGACGGCCAGCGCGCCGGCGACGGTCGCGGCCCGGTCTACTGGAATGCGCAATCAGGATCGCCCATTTATCAAAATCGCGGCGTCGCTTCGTGGTATGTCGATGATGCTGACAAAAACGGCAGCCCTGATCAGAATGGCGTTTGGGGAAGTTTCTATGTGAATGCTGGTGATTCGCTCTGGCAGAAATTTGTTCGCACCAAAGCTCATGGCGCAGATGACATCATCAACCAGTGGAAATGTGACGGCCTGTTTCTCGATACCATCGACACCGCCTCGCCGTGGGCGGAATATCACTGGACGGCAGCCGGCATGTCGCAGTGCATCGCCCGCCTGCGCGACTGGTATCCGCAGGCGGTGATCATCGGCAACCGCGGGTTGTTTTATTTCGATCCGGCGCAAACGGCCTCATACGCACACAATATTCGATCTTATGTGAATGCGATCATGTTTGAATCCTATTACACAGAATGGAATTGGAGTTCCGGCAGTGGCGGCGTGAGTCCCTACTTTGCGGACAACAAAACCTACTGGGCGCAGCGTGTGAATACTGAAGCGCAAAAAAGTGACGGCTTCACCGTGCTCTGTCTCGATTATCTCAATCCGGCGCAGGCGGATTATCAGCTCATGTTGGAGAATCAGGTGCATGAGGCCATCGAGGTTCAGGGCTGGACTGATGCGGTATCGAGCATCATGCTGGATGAGATTCGTTATGACATTTATCACCAGCATACGCCCGACCTCAATCCCCCAACGTGGAGCAAAACCGTGGGCCTGCGACAGGCGAGGGTGGAATCAGATCAAATCGTGGTGCGGTGGAATCTCGCCGATGACCGCCACCTGCCGGTGAACTACAATCTTTACTACAGCACCGCTTCTCCAATCGATTTTACCACTGCAACCCGGCTCTTGCATATCGAAGCGGAAGCCGCGGCCGGTTATGATCTGCAATTTGCCGTCCCCGGGTTGATCGATTCAGCGATGTATTTTTTCGCAATCCGCGCAGTTGATTCACTTGGAAATGAGGAGGCCAACCGGGTTGAAATCGGTGTCGTGTTCGGCGGGACGACCGGAGTCGAAGCAGCCAAGAATCCCGAGAGCTTCCGCCTGCATCAGAATTTTCCGAATCCTTTCAATGCGGGCACGCGCATCGAGCTGGAGGTGCCGCCGTCTTTTGCAGAGGAGATTGTTCTGGAGATTTTCGATGTGGCCGGCGGCCTGGTGCAGGAGCTGCGGCATCCGGCGGCTTCGTCGAGGCGAATTTTTTTTCAGTGGAACGGCGAAACTCTGGCCGGAAAGCGCGCCGGCAGCGGCATTTACTTTTACCGCGCCTCCCGCCGTAGCGGGACGGCGACGCGCAAGATGGTTGTGGTGCAGTAAGCCCTGGTGCTGAAAGCATGAACAGACGACTGAAAAATCTGGCGGTTGGTATTCTGCTATTTGGGGTGGCCGAAGCCCTGCCGGCGCAGGAAACGCCACGCTCTGAGGCGGAATTCGCCCTGCCTAGCTGGAGTACCGGCGCGCTGTCGTTTGTAGCGGACATTTACCAGTTCGAAGGCCGTGGCGGAAAGACTGCAATAGAGATATCCTATGCCGTTGATCTTTCCCAGTTTGTCGCGCAACCGTCACCAAGCCAATCTCAGGTGCTCGATCTCGGCATCATCCTGCGCGAACCGCGGGGCAATGCCGTGGTTGATGTTCATGAGCGCCAGCCAATTACGCTGTCCCGCGACAAGGCAGACGGAGTTTTTTCATTCATTAATCTCAGGCGATTTGAGTTGTCGCCGGGCCCGATGGCGCTGCAAGTGTCGATGCGCGATTCGGTTTCCGGTCGTGAAGGCATCCTGAACCAGGAATTTGTGGTGCGAGATTTTGGCAAAATTTTTTCCCTCAGTGATCTCATGCTGTCTGCGCAGCTTCAAAAGGCGCAGGGCAAAAGTGTTTTTGAAAAAGGCGGTTTGATCGTGGTGCCGCTGCCGTCACGATCAATCTCTGTCGCCGACTCATTGTCGCAGCTCTTTGTGTATTTCGAAATCAATAACATGAAATATGCGCCGGCAGAGACCTCCTTCTATGGCATCCGCTACGAAGTTCACGACGCGCGACAAAATCGAGTTTTTGCAAATACGCGGACGCACCTTCCCAAAGCCGGCAACAACAGTTCACGGATCGAAAAGATCCCGGTTGCCGGCTTGACTCCGGGCCGCTATCGACTGTCCCTGCGGGTAACTGACTTGGCAACCCAGCAAGCCTGCAGCGCGGCTGTGGATTTTGCCTGCACACCCGGGCCGCAGACGGAGGCGATGGTTCTCACCATGACCGCGGAGGATATTCAGAAATACTTTGACCAAATCAAATACGTGGCCACCGATCGGGAGAGGAAAATCTACTGGCAGCTTTCCGATGAGGGCAAACAGAACTTTGTTCTCGAATTCTGGAAGTCGAAGGATCCGACGCCCGGGACGCCGGAAAATGAATTCATGATGGAACATTTCCGGCGCCTTGCCTATTGCCGGGAAAAATTTCCCGGCGGCCTGAACTCGGATATGGCGAAAATTTACATCAAGTATGGATCACCCATGGAGGTGAGCCGCGACGTTTCCACTGCCAAGATCAACCGTCCGGTGGAGATCTGGACCTATGCGCTGGACGGTAGAAGAGAGTTTGTGTTTGTGGACCGCACCAGTGACGGACGCTATGTGCTGGTGCATTCCAATCACCCAGCAGAGTACAGCAATCCGAATTGGATGGAAGACTTTGCCAACTGAAGGCGAGAAACCAAAGCAACCTCTTACAAATTTAAGGAGGCGGAAGATGAAACTCCACAGGTACAGGACCGCGATAGCAATTCTATTGTCGCACGTCCTGCTGGTGGCGATTGCCGGTGACGGTTGGGCGGCCAACACCGGCAAGATCGCCGGACGCGTCACCGACCGTGAGACCTCAGAGCCTTTGATCGGTGTCAACGTCGTTGTCGACGGCACCACTATGGGAGCGGCCACTGATGCGGGCGGCAATTACACTGTGCTCAACCTGCCGCCGGGCATTTACAGTGTCCGCGCCTCCATCATCGGCTATGGCCAAGTCGTGCAGGAGAAGGTGAAAGTCAGCATCAACCAGACCACCACCCTGGATTTCGCCCTGTCGCAGCAGATGCTCGAGGGGGAAACCGTGGTGGTGCAAGCGTCGCGGCCGGTGGTGCAGTTGGACGTGTCCTCGAGCCAGCGCATCGTCACCGCCGAGGCGATTCAAAGCCGGCCCCTGGATAATTTCGAGGAAATCCTCGGCACCGAGATCGGCATCAGCCTGTCGGCCTCAACCGAAGGCTCAGGTCTCATCGTGCGCGGCGGCCAGCTCAATGAAACCGACATTGTGATCGACGGGCTTTCGACCAGAAACGAGCGGACGCAGCAACCGATGACCAATCTCAGCCTCACTGCGATCCAGGAGGTTGAGATTCTGACCGGTGGATTTAATGCCGAATTCGGCGACATCCGCTCCGGCCTGGTCAATGTCATTACCAAGGAAGGAAACCTCGACCGCTACACCGTCAGTTTCGACGGCAAGATCAGGCCGCCGGCTCGCAAGCATTTCGGTTCCAGCCCGTTCAGCATCGAGGGGCCGTTCTGGCAGGTCTATGCCGGCGCCAATGCCTTCACCGGCGTCTCCCAGGACTTGGTGGACAGCAAGGCCTACCCGTTTACGTTCATCGGCTGGAACGAAGTGGCCAGGCAGTTCCTGGCAGATACGGATCCGAGAAACGATTACACACCGCAGGAACTTCTCGAGATCTGGAAATGGCAGCACCGCAAGCGCGATTACGCCGACCAGCCGGATTACATTGGCGACCTCTCGATCGGCGGCAAGGTGCCCTTGACCAACGTCGCTTTTCTGCTGTCGCAACGTTATGAAAACCTGCAATTGGTCTATCCTTTCAGCCGCAACAATTCTGTTGCCAGCACAACCTTGCTGAAGTTGACCAAGCGCCTGTCGCCCTCGATGAAGCTCAGTGTGAACAACACCTACATTTTCGTTCGCGGTGTCGATGGTTCGATCTACGACGACACGGTCGGCATGATCACCGGCACGCGGGAGGGAACGGAGTATGCGCGCGACGCGCACTTCTGGAGATACATCTGGCACGATGCCAATTTCAATCCGATCGAAACCCGGCAATACCGCGGCGGCGTCACGCTGAATCATTTGCTCAGCGACAAGACCTTCTATGACTTGCGCCTGGAATTTACCGACTTCCGCACCCGGCAGGAACCGATCAGCCTCAGAGACACCACGGGCATCAAGCTCATCGGCGATACCTGGTATGATGAAGGCCCGTTCGGCTACGTGGGCAGCGCCCTGGGCGG carries:
- a CDS encoding TonB-dependent receptor encodes the protein MRWTVEESLCLWTAPVTDAMCWCIPITQQSTAIRIGWKTLPTEGEKPKQPLTNLRRRKMKLHRYRTAIAILLSHVLLVAIAGDGWAANTGKIAGRVTDRETSEPLIGVNVVVDGTTMGAATDAGGNYTVLNLPPGIYSVRASIIGYGQVVQEKVKVSINQTTTLDFALSQQMLEGETVVVQASRPVVQLDVSSSQRIVTAEAIQSRPLDNFEEILGTEIGISLSASTEGSGLIVRGGQLNETDIVIDGLSTRNERTQQPMTNLSLTAIQEVEILTGGFNAEFGDIRSGLVNVITKEGNLDRYTVSFDGKIRPPARKHFGSSPFSIEGPFWQVYAGANAFTGVSQDLVDSKAYPFTFIGWNEVARQFLADTDPRNDYTPQELLEIWKWQHRKRDYADQPDYIGDLSIGGKVPLTNVAFLLSQRYENLQLVYPFSRNNSVASTTLLKLTKRLSPSMKLSVNNTYIFVRGVDGSIYDDTVGMITGTREGTEYARDAHFWRYIWHDANFNPIETRQYRGGVTLNHLLSDKTFYDLRLEFTDFRTRQEPISLRDTTGIKLIGDTWYDEGPFGYVGSALGGGITEKYDILGEFLMSGGGRGQDHSKYRGVSLSMDMVSQVNRHNEVKMGLMFEYTSFRERREINHGATTTPVTEAPWLWWYYNESPIKLAGYVQDKLEFEGMVANVGLRLDYYDTRTSAFNLDPNFIFANNPYTLEAYRANNGTFANLTTSESSYKLYVSPRVGISHPISTTSKIFFNYGHFLQPPVVDQLFLVRPNSTGRGADLPNVAAEWPRTIAYEVGLEQGIGRDFLIHLTGYYKDVSDQLSAQNIVSLDGENDITTYANNSYADIRGLELKLEKRFGDWWYGWASLEYLTSSEGRTGYRYLYEDRQLANRQRETASQIKQKGVPSVTANISFRTPATFGPKVVGHNILGDWRFNILQNWSDGGESLLNPDAPLKEQIWVEVIDYADTDILLEKRFQFSANRFGLYMQVNNLFNNRGFPNPFNWNQYIDSLHFPHETGSQKGNDKLGDWDKPYINLGWNTWSQFVNPREYYVGLRVEL
- a CDS encoding T9SS type A sorting domain-containing protein, with amino-acid sequence MLRDSFAMPFVQNSAKRRIDLCLGLVFLWSTLCFSQNAGSLPSITPASDYLVYYGGWNATKVLQAQYFDLVILDIRSGITPAQVADMRNGLDDLAGTGDDVIVVSYLSIGEDDDGQRAGDGRGPVYWNAQSGSPIYQNRGVASWYVDDADKNGSPDQNGVWGSFYVNAGDSLWQKFVRTKAHGADDIINQWKCDGLFLDTIDTASPWAEYHWTAAGMSQCIARLRDWYPQAVIIGNRGLFYFDPAQTASYAHNIRSYVNAIMFESYYTEWNWSSGSGGVSPYFADNKTYWAQRVNTEAQKSDGFTVLCLDYLNPAQADYQLMLENQVHEAIEVQGWTDAVSSIMLDEIRYDIYHQHTPDLNPPTWSKTVGLRQARVESDQIVVRWNLADDRHLPVNYNLYYSTASPIDFTTATRLLHIEAEAAAGYDLQFAVPGLIDSAMYFFAIRAVDSLGNEEANRVEIGVVFGGTTGVEAAKNPESFRLHQNFPNPFNAGTRIELEVPPSFAEEIVLEIFDVAGGLVQELRHPAASSRRIFFQWNGETLAGKRAGSGIYFYRASRRSGTATRKMVVVQ
- a CDS encoding GWxTD domain-containing protein, giving the protein MNRRLKNLAVGILLFGVAEALPAQETPRSEAEFALPSWSTGALSFVADIYQFEGRGGKTAIEISYAVDLSQFVAQPSPSQSQVLDLGIILREPRGNAVVDVHERQPITLSRDKADGVFSFINLRRFELSPGPMALQVSMRDSVSGREGILNQEFVVRDFGKIFSLSDLMLSAQLQKAQGKSVFEKGGLIVVPLPSRSISVADSLSQLFVYFEINNMKYAPAETSFYGIRYEVHDARQNRVFANTRTHLPKAGNNSSRIEKIPVAGLTPGRYRLSLRVTDLATQQACSAAVDFACTPGPQTEAMVLTMTAEDIQKYFDQIKYVATDRERKIYWQLSDEGKQNFVLEFWKSKDPTPGTPENEFMMEHFRRLAYCREKFPGGLNSDMAKIYIKYGSPMEVSRDVSTAKINRPVEIWTYALDGRREFVFVDRTSDGRYVLVHSNHPAEYSNPNWMEDFAN